Proteins encoded within one genomic window of Pygocentrus nattereri isolate fPygNat1 chromosome 9, fPygNat1.pri, whole genome shotgun sequence:
- the hbs1l gene encoding HBS1-like protein isoform X3, producing MTVSGKKQTMGFDVPSSEENGVTPSVRRGPSPEAMTVPVFETPSKSASVVEDSVAPTPPRSASKSKQQLNIRAELEQRQGGKPLLNLVVIGHVDAGKSTLMGHLLYLLGNVNKRTMHKYEQEAKKAGKASFAYAWVLDETGEERDRGVTMDVGMTKFETNSKVVTLMDAPGHKDFIPNMITGAAQADVAVLVVDASRGEFEAGFEAGGQTREHALLVRSLGVTQLAVAVNKMDQVNWQQERFQEITSKLGHFLKLAGFKESDVYYVPTSGLSGENLTTRSKEAELTAWYTGPCLLEQIDSFKAPQRSVEKPFRLCVSDVFKDQGSGFCVTGKIEAGFIQTGDKVLAMPPNETCTVKGITLHDESLDWAAAGDHVSLTVTGMDIIKINVGCVFCGPKEPIKACSRFRARILLFNIEVPITQGFPVLLHYQTVSEPATIRKLVSVLHKNSGEVLKKKPKCLSKGQNAVVEIQTQRPVALELYKDFKELGRFMLRYVGSTIAAGVVTEIKE from the exons ATGACTGTCTCTGGCAAGAAGCAGACCATGGGCTTTGATGTTCCAAG TTCCGAGGAAAATGGCGTTACCCCATCTGTACGGAGAGGTCCCAGCCCGGAGGCAATGACAGTACCTGTCTTTGAGACACCATCTAAATCTGCCAGTGTAGTGGAGGACTCGGTGGCCCCTACTCCACCACGCTCAGCCAGCAAAAGCAAACAGCAGCTGAACATCCGGGCAGAGCTGGAGCAGAGGCAGGGGGGGAAACCACTTCTCAACCTAGTTGTCATAG GTCATGTGGATGCCGGTAAGAGCACTCTGATGGGTCATCTGTTATACTTGTTGGGGAATGTGAATAAACGGACCATGCACAAGTATGAGCAGGAGGCAAAGAAAGCTGGAAAGGCCTCTTTTGCCTATGCTTGGGTACTGGATGAgacaggagaagagagagacag AGGGGTGACCATGGATGTAGGGATGACCAAGTTTGAGACCAACTCCAAAGTTGTGACTCTGATGGATGCGCCAGGACACAAAGATTTTATTCCCAACATGATCACTGGAGCGGCACAG GCAGATGTAGCCGTTCTGGTGGTGGATGCCAGTCGGGGGGAGTTTGAAGCTGGGTTTGAAGCAGGTGGGCAGACGAGAGAGCATGCCCTCCTAGTCCGATCGCTCGGCGTCACACAGCTCGCTGTTGCTGTCAACAAGATGGACCAG GTGAACTGGCAGCAGGAGAGGTTCCAGGAAATCACCTCCAAACTTGGTCATTTTCTGAAGCTGGCTGGGTTCAAG GAGTCTGATGTTTATTACGTCCCAACCAGTGGTCTTTCAGGAGAGAATCTCACCACAAGGAGCAAAGAAGCTGAGCTCACAGCCTGGTACACTGGACCATGTCTGCTGGAACAGATAG ACTCATTTAAAGCTCCTCAGAGGTCAGTGGAGAAGCCCTTCAGACTTTGTGTCTCAGACGTCTTTAAAG ATCAGGGTTCTGGGTTCTGTGTGACGGGGAAGATTGAGGCTGGGTTCATTCAGACTGGAGACAAAGTGCTGGCCATGCCACCCAATGAGACCTGCACTGTAAAAG GTATCACTCTTCATGATGAATCACTAGACTGGGCGGCTGCAGGTGACCATGTTAGTTTGACAGTCACCGGGATGGACATCATAAAGATAAA tGTTGGTTGTGTATTCTGCGGCCCTAAGGAGCCCATTAAGGCCTGTTCTCGTTTCCGGGCCAGAATTCTGTTGTTCAACATCGAAGTCCCGATAACACAAGGCTTCCCT gttctGTTACACTATCAGACAGTGAGTGAGCCTGCCACCATCAGAAAACTAGTCAGTGTGTTACACAAAAACAGTGGGGAGGTTCTGAAAAAGAAACCAAA GTGTTTGAGTAAGGGCCAGAATGCTGTGGTAGAGATCCAGACACAGAGGCCTGTGGCTTTGGAGCTCTATAAGGACTTCAAGGAACTGGGCCGCTTCATGCTCCGATATGTTGGCTCTACCATTGCTGCTGGAGTTGTAACAGAG ATCAAAGAGTAA
- the aldh8a1 gene encoding 2-aminomuconic semialdehyde dehydrogenase, with protein MSNQGKLVLENYIGGKFLPCKKHIDSFNPSIGEVYCRVPDSGAEEVEAAVTAAKEAFPSWSAKSPAERAQVLNKLADLLEARLEEFAQAESKDQGKTITAARNVDIPRAVYNFRYFASSILYHTTECSQMDHMGCVNYTIRCPVGVAGLISPWNLPLYLLTWKIAPAVALGNTVVAKPSEMTSVTAWMMCQLLEEAGFPPGVVNIVFGTGPRAGDALVAHPDVPLISFTGSTSTARVITERSAPHYKKLSLELGGKNPAVVFADADLEECIRTTVRSSFSNQGEICLCTSRIFVERSIYPQFLAKFVDAARQWKTGVPSDPSNNNGALVSKEHLEKVRGYVFLARAEGAQVHCGEGVDTLNLPPQNVGGYFMLPTVITEVKDSSRVMQEEIFGPVTCLTPFEKEEEVIARANGVRYGLAASVWSRDVGRVHRVAKQLQAGMVWTNCWMIRDLNLPFGGMKCSGIGREGGKDSYHFFTEVKSITVKH; from the exons ATGTCGAACCAGGGTAAACTCGTGCTGGAAAACTACATTGGTGGAAAGTTCTTGCCATGCAAAAAACACATAGATTCATTCAACCCTTCTATTGGAGAAGTTTACTGCAGAGTGCCGGACAGCGGAGCTGAAGAG GTGGaggctgcagtgacagcagccaAAGAGGCGTTTCCTAGCTGGTCAGCGAAGAGTCCAGCAGAGAGAGCTCAGGTACTGAATAAACTGGCTGACTTGCTGGAGGCTCGCCTGGAGGAGTTTGCCCAGGCTGAGTCTAAAGACCAGG ggaAGACGATAACCGCTGCCCGAAATGTTGATATCCCTCGTGCTGTATATAACTTCAGATACTTTGCCTCATCCATCCTGTACCACACTACAGAATGCAGTCAGATGGACCACATGGGCTGCGTTAATTACACCATCCGCTGCCCGGTGGGAGTGG CTGGTCTGATTAGTCCATGGAACCTGCCTCTGTACCTCCTCACCTGGAAGATTGCACCAGCTGTTGCTCTGGGCAACACTGTGGTGGCTAAGCCCAGTGAGATGACCTCAGTCACCGCCTGGATGATGTGTCAGCTACTGGAGGAGGCCg GCTTTCCACCTGGTGTGGTCAACATAGTGTTTGGGACTGGTCCGCGTGCAGGTGATGCTCTGGTGGCCCACCCTGATGTGCCATTAATATCGTTCACTGGCAGCACATCTACAGCCAGAGTAATAACAGAGCGCAGCGCCCCCCACTATAAGAAGCTCTCGCTGGAACTCGGTGGCAAAAACCCAGCTGTTGTATTCGCTGATGCGGACCTGGAGGAGTGCATCAGAACCACTGTGCGCTCCAGCTTCTCCAATCAG GGAGAGATCTGTCTGTGTACCAGCAGGATCTTTGTTGAGCGAAGTATTTACCCACAGTTCCTGGCAAAGTTTGTGGACGCGGCTCGACAGTGGAAAACTGGAGTGCCCTCTGACCCCTCCAACAACAACGGTGCACTAGTGAGCAAGGAGCACTTGGAGAAG GTCAGAGGCTATGTGTTCTTGGCGCGGGCAGAGGGAGCCCAGGTGCATTGTGGGGAGGGTGTCGACACTCTTAACCTGCCACCTCAAAATGTGGGCGGTTACTTCATGCTGCCCACCGTCATAACTGAGGTAAAAGACTCCTCCCGAGTTATGCAGGAAGAGATATTCGGCCCTGTCACCTGCCTGACCCCCTTCGAGAAGGAAGAAGAAGTGATAGCACGTGCTAATGGTGTGCGCTATGGCCTGGCAGCCTCAGTGTGGTCGCGGGACGTGGGGCGAGTGCACCGGGTTGCTAAGCAACTGCAGGCTGGGATGGTGTGGACCAATTGCTGGATGATCAGAGATTTGAACCTCCCGTTCGGGGGCATGAAGTGTTCCGGCAtcgggagagaaggagggaaagaCTCCTATCACTTCTTTACGGAGGTCAAGAGTATCACAGTCAAACACTAA